Proteins from a genomic interval of Streptomyces sp. NBC_01445:
- a CDS encoding TetR/AcrR family transcriptional regulator: MDTSRWTAAPARTATLRRRGPVLERAILEAALEQLSTVGWNALTMEGVAAGAQTGKAAVYRRWPSKEELVADALQAALPRLDGAPDRGSVREDLIELCGLMREAMYSRPGFALRSVLHECDSATAQRFHEVIFEGVVQPSVELIKEVVNRGIERGEVRPGAADAYVCDVIPAMMMYRSKVCASEWEERDLTEMIDQVMVPLLRPRGA, from the coding sequence ATGGATACTTCGCGCTGGACGGCCGCCCCCGCTCGGACGGCCACCCTGCGCCGGCGTGGCCCCGTGCTGGAGCGGGCCATCCTGGAAGCCGCGCTGGAGCAGCTCAGTACGGTCGGCTGGAACGCCCTCACGATGGAAGGCGTCGCCGCCGGAGCGCAGACGGGCAAGGCCGCCGTCTACCGCCGCTGGCCGTCCAAGGAGGAGCTCGTCGCGGACGCCCTCCAGGCGGCGCTGCCCAGGCTCGACGGAGCGCCGGACCGCGGCAGCGTCCGGGAGGACCTGATCGAGCTCTGCGGCCTGATGCGTGAGGCGATGTACTCGCGCCCCGGATTCGCTCTGCGTTCGGTTCTTCACGAATGCGACTCGGCGACGGCGCAGCGCTTCCATGAGGTGATCTTCGAGGGCGTCGTCCAGCCGAGCGTCGAGCTGATCAAAGAGGTCGTGAACCGCGGGATCGAGCGGGGAGAGGTTCGCCCCGGCGCCGCTGACGCGTACGTCTGCGATGTCATTCCTGCGATGATGATGTACCGCTCCAAGGTGTGCGCGAGCGAATGGGAAGAGCGTGATCTCACGGAGATGATCGATCAGGTGATGGTTCCGCTGCTGCGGCCGCGGGGGGCGTGA